From Spirochaeta isovalerica, one genomic window encodes:
- a CDS encoding permease produces the protein MANKDISPNRALGITFLVFLGAYFIPFDTPKISGAVQEAFLMLSDYARQHVLLCLVPAMFIAGAVTVFLNQQAVIRYLGPKAPKRVSYGVASVSGAILAVCSCTVLPLFKGIYKKGAGLGPAISFLYSGPAINILAIVLSYKVFGWQLGLARMVGAVLFSIIIGLLMHLIFKKEDEARLADERMFKYQESGDEKSLGQMAIYMFSMIGILVFVNWANSEGGSDLWDLIYRSKYWITGAFAVALVYSLMRWFSGDELKTWLTETRDFSLQIFPYLFFGVLVAGFLLGRPGHDALIPTQWVASLVGGNSLLSNFIASISGAFMYFATLTEVPILQGLIGAGMGQGPALALLLAGPSLSLPSMLVIGGELGLKKTAVYVLLVVSLSTLAGLLFGILI, from the coding sequence ATGGCCAATAAGGATATTTCGCCCAATAGAGCTTTAGGGATAACTTTCCTGGTCTTCCTCGGAGCCTATTTTATTCCCTTTGATACGCCAAAGATTTCAGGCGCGGTTCAGGAAGCTTTTCTCATGCTCTCCGATTATGCCAGACAGCATGTGCTTCTCTGTCTGGTTCCCGCTATGTTCATCGCCGGTGCTGTCACTGTTTTTCTCAATCAGCAGGCCGTTATCAGGTATCTCGGTCCGAAGGCACCCAAGAGGGTTTCCTATGGAGTCGCTTCCGTATCGGGGGCCATACTGGCCGTCTGTTCCTGCACGGTTCTGCCGCTTTTTAAAGGCATATACAAGAAAGGGGCCGGACTGGGCCCGGCCATCAGTTTTCTCTATTCGGGCCCGGCCATAAATATCCTGGCCATTGTTCTTTCCTATAAGGTATTCGGCTGGCAGCTGGGTCTGGCGAGAATGGTCGGAGCTGTTTTGTTTTCCATAATAATCGGCCTGCTGATGCATCTGATTTTCAAAAAGGAAGACGAAGCCCGTCTGGCCGATGAACGGATGTTTAAATATCAGGAATCGGGCGATGAGAAATCGCTCGGGCAGATGGCCATCTATATGTTTTCCATGATCGGAATCCTCGTTTTTGTTAACTGGGCCAATTCAGAGGGGGGAAGCGACCTCTGGGATCTCATTTACAGGAGCAAATACTGGATTACCGGAGCCTTTGCTGTTGCGCTTGTTTATTCCCTTATGCGGTGGTTCTCGGGAGATGAACTGAAAACCTGGCTGACCGAAACAAGAGATTTTTCTCTTCAGATTTTTCCCTATCTCTTCTTCGGCGTTCTCGTTGCAGGCTTTCTGCTCGGCCGGCCGGGTCACGATGCCCTGATTCCCACTCAATGGGTCGCTTCCTTAGTCGGAGGGAATTCTCTCCTGTCAAACTTTATCGCTTCCATATCGGGAGCCTTCATGTATTTTGCCACATTGACGGAAGTCCCCATCCTTCAGGGATTGATCGGAGCCGGAATGGGTCAGGGGCCTGCACTGGCTCTTCTGCTGGCGGGACCTTCATTGTCCCTGCCGTCCATGCTTGTCATCGGAGGAGAGCTGGGGCTGAAGAAAACAGCTGTTTATGTTCTTCTCGTCGTATCGCTTTCAACCCTGGCCGGGTTGTTATTCGGAATTCTTATTTAG
- a CDS encoding DUF438 domain-containing protein, producing MGEAIGNNKIKEEKLRDIVRDLNEGSDIRKVKKRFDKLIRHISPEEIASVEQSLINEGVPVEHVQKLCDIHVQVFDDALKKQGKSKVLPGHPVHTYRLENKELKKRLRGLKQSIKSDFLSKLKDVKLIELHYVRKENQLFPFLETVGFTGPSKVMWGKHDEIRALFRKIEEDYNKGDHSAVKKETSSLIKALRNMVFMEEKILFPTSIRKLPPQAWSAIRKGESAIGYCWIEPGNLWDANIVGSTVSESAPVQVSEELRNGDDKISLDTGALSAAQINLLLKNLPFDMTYVDENDKVAYYSEGKERIFPRSPGIIGREVANCHPPKSVHVVEKIVEALKKGEKDQAEFWIKMNGMFIHIRYFPIFDELGQYRGIIEVSQEVSGIRALEGERRLLDW from the coding sequence GTGGGAGAAGCTATAGGAAATAATAAAATCAAAGAGGAAAAGCTCAGAGACATTGTGCGGGACCTCAATGAAGGCTCTGATATCCGTAAAGTGAAAAAGCGGTTTGATAAACTGATTCGCCATATCAGTCCTGAAGAGATAGCCAGTGTAGAGCAATCTCTCATAAATGAAGGTGTTCCTGTCGAGCATGTGCAGAAGCTCTGTGATATTCATGTCCAGGTTTTCGACGATGCCCTTAAAAAACAGGGGAAATCCAAAGTTCTTCCCGGTCATCCTGTCCACACTTACCGGCTTGAGAATAAAGAACTGAAGAAGAGATTAAGAGGCCTGAAACAATCAATAAAATCTGATTTTCTGTCAAAGTTAAAAGATGTAAAGTTGATAGAGCTTCATTATGTCAGAAAGGAGAATCAGCTTTTTCCTTTCCTGGAAACGGTCGGTTTTACTGGCCCTTCGAAGGTTATGTGGGGCAAACATGATGAAATAAGAGCTTTATTCAGAAAAATTGAAGAAGACTATAATAAGGGAGACCACTCTGCTGTTAAGAAAGAGACAAGCTCTCTCATCAAGGCTCTAAGAAATATGGTTTTTATGGAAGAGAAAATCCTTTTCCCAACCTCAATCAGAAAACTGCCTCCTCAGGCATGGTCTGCCATAAGAAAAGGCGAATCAGCCATTGGTTACTGCTGGATCGAACCGGGAAATCTCTGGGATGCCAATATTGTCGGCAGCACAGTCTCAGAATCGGCTCCTGTTCAAGTCTCTGAAGAACTGCGGAACGGAGATGATAAGATTTCACTTGATACAGGAGCATTGTCAGCAGCCCAGATAAACCTCCTGCTTAAAAATCTCCCCTTTGATATGACATATGTGGATGAGAATGACAAAGTCGCTTATTACTCAGAAGGCAAGGAGAGAATCTTCCCCAGAAGTCCCGGCATCATCGGGCGGGAAGTGGCTAATTGTCATCCTCCCAAAAGTGTCCATGTGGTTGAGAAGATTGTTGAAGCCCTTAAAAAAGGAGAAAAAGATCAGGCAGAATTCTGGATTAAGATGAATGGAATGTTTATTCATATCCGGTATTTCCCGATTTTTGATGAACTGGGTCAATACAGAGGGATAATTGAAGTCAGTCAGGAAGTTTCCGGGATTCGGGCACTTGAAGGCGAACGCCGGTTATTGGACTGGTAA
- the arsJ gene encoding organoarsenical effux MFS transporter ArsJ, with protein sequence MAKKVLINGFAIVTGSYWAFMLTDGALRMLVLLYFNQLGYSPVTLAFLFLFYEIFGIITNLMGGWLAQAKGLKYTLILGLMIQPLALITLSFMQSSWPPLFAIPFVMIIQAFSGIGKDLTKMSSKTAVKFLVPADRSSSLFKWVSLLTGSKNTIKGLGFFVGGFLLQTVGFRYGLWILAALIIIVLILSLTSLPQSIGETKNKMDFKKLFDISDKLKLLSGARVFLFASRDIWFVVALPVYFTAVFGWSHVEVGGFMALWVIGYGIIQGSAPLILKFWTKGQAPTGTAATNVSMLLALIMIAITFLFAFSIGPALTITIGLVIFGFVFALNSSVHSFLVLDYAHGDKAAANVGFYYMANATGRLIGTLMSGLLFQFGGVLLALAGSAIFLVVSYLITRKLQK encoded by the coding sequence ATGGCCAAGAAAGTCTTAATTAACGGTTTCGCTATTGTAACAGGGTCCTACTGGGCGTTTATGCTGACAGATGGAGCCCTGCGAATGCTGGTCCTCCTCTACTTCAACCAGCTGGGTTACTCGCCGGTGACCCTGGCTTTCCTTTTCCTCTTTTATGAGATCTTCGGAATCATCACCAATCTTATGGGCGGATGGCTGGCCCAGGCGAAGGGATTGAAATACACGCTTATCCTGGGGCTGATGATACAACCGTTAGCCCTGATCACTCTATCCTTTATGCAGAGCAGCTGGCCTCCCCTTTTTGCCATTCCCTTCGTTATGATTATCCAGGCCTTTTCGGGAATCGGCAAAGACCTGACGAAAATGAGCTCCAAAACAGCCGTCAAATTTCTGGTTCCCGCCGACAGAAGCTCATCGCTATTCAAATGGGTTTCCCTGCTGACCGGATCGAAGAATACGATTAAAGGCCTCGGGTTTTTCGTCGGAGGTTTTCTCCTCCAGACCGTCGGATTCCGATATGGCTTGTGGATACTGGCCGCTCTGATCATTATCGTTCTCATTCTCTCGCTGACATCTCTGCCGCAAAGCATCGGCGAGACAAAAAACAAGATGGATTTTAAAAAGCTCTTTGACATCAGTGATAAGCTCAAACTTCTTTCCGGTGCCAGAGTCTTTCTCTTTGCCTCACGGGATATCTGGTTCGTCGTGGCGCTCCCCGTCTATTTCACCGCTGTTTTCGGCTGGAGCCATGTAGAGGTCGGGGGATTTATGGCTCTGTGGGTCATCGGCTATGGGATCATCCAGGGATCCGCTCCGCTTATCCTCAAATTCTGGACAAAGGGTCAGGCCCCCACGGGAACAGCGGCGACCAATGTCTCCATGCTCCTTGCCCTTATCATGATCGCAATCACCTTCCTTTTCGCCTTCAGCATTGGTCCGGCTTTGACTATTACAATCGGTTTGGTAATTTTCGGCTTTGTCTTCGCCCTTAACTCTTCGGTACACTCGTTTCTTGTTCTCGATTATGCCCATGGGGATAAAGCGGCAGCCAATGTGGGATTCTACTATATGGCCAATGCGACGGGGAGACTGATCGGAACCCTGATGTCGGGACTGCTTTTCCAGTTCGGCGGAGTTCTCCTGGCCCTGGCAGGATCGGCTATTTTTCTTGTTGTAAGCTATCTGATTACAAGAAAGCTGCAAAAGTGA
- the arsB gene encoding ACR3 family arsenite efflux transporter produces MAEKKIGFFAKYLTVWVIICIGLGVLIGVLLPSVPKTLGRLEYARVSIPVAVLIWLMIFPMMLKVDFTSIMNAGKKPKGLIVTLVVNWLIKPFTMYLIAWFFLKIVFKAFIPADLATDYIAGAVLLGAAPCTAMVFVWSYLSDGDPGYTVVQVAINDLIILLAFAPIVAFLLGVSDVQVPMDTLFISVVLFVVIPLSAGFVTRNILIKSRGRDWFENVFCRKFDGITEAGLLLTLVIIFSFQGETILSNPLAILLIAIPLIIQTYFIFFIGFSWSRLWKVPYGIAAPSGMIGASNFFELAVAVSISLFGLSSGATLATVVGVLVEVPVMLSLVRIAKSMKSKYPQ; encoded by the coding sequence ATGGCTGAAAAGAAAATCGGTTTTTTTGCCAAATACCTGACGGTTTGGGTCATTATCTGCATCGGACTCGGCGTTCTTATCGGAGTTCTGCTTCCTTCCGTGCCGAAGACTCTCGGCAGGCTCGAATATGCCAGAGTCTCGATTCCCGTAGCGGTTCTTATCTGGCTGATGATTTTTCCCATGATGTTGAAAGTCGACTTCACAAGCATAATGAACGCGGGAAAAAAACCGAAGGGATTGATTGTAACCCTGGTGGTCAACTGGCTCATCAAACCCTTCACCATGTACCTTATTGCCTGGTTTTTCCTGAAAATAGTCTTCAAAGCTTTTATCCCCGCGGACCTGGCGACGGACTATATCGCCGGCGCCGTATTACTGGGAGCCGCTCCCTGCACAGCCATGGTTTTTGTCTGGAGTTATCTCTCCGACGGCGATCCGGGCTACACGGTCGTTCAGGTAGCAATCAACGATCTTATCATTCTTCTGGCATTCGCTCCGATCGTGGCGTTCCTCCTGGGCGTAAGCGATGTTCAGGTTCCCATGGACACGCTGTTTATATCAGTCGTACTCTTTGTTGTCATTCCTCTCTCAGCCGGTTTTGTTACGCGGAACATCCTCATAAAAAGCCGGGGGCGGGATTGGTTCGAAAATGTATTCTGCAGGAAATTTGACGGCATAACCGAAGCCGGTCTTCTGCTCACGCTGGTTATCATTTTCTCCTTTCAGGGCGAAACCATACTGTCGAATCCACTTGCCATATTGCTTATAGCCATTCCTCTGATTATTCAGACCTATTTCATTTTCTTCATCGGATTCAGCTGGTCCAGATTGTGGAAGGTACCATACGGAATCGCGGCTCCTTCCGGGATGATCGGAGCTTCCAATTTCTTTGAGCTGGCAGTAGCGGTCTCCATCAGTTTGTTCGGTCTGTCCTCCGGAGCCACTCTTGCTACCGTCGTGGGAGTACTAGTCGAAGTGCCCGTTATGCTGAGCCTGGTCAGAATTGCCAAATCCATGAAAAGTAAATATCCTCAATGA
- a CDS encoding MTH895/ArsE family thioredoxin-like protein: MKIQILGGGCAKCKLLEEKAREAVSELEIEAEIVKVTDMDEIMEMGVMMTPALAIDDDVKSSGKVLTKDQVIEVLKSHQ, from the coding sequence GTGAAAATTCAGATATTAGGCGGAGGATGCGCCAAGTGCAAGCTTCTTGAAGAAAAAGCCAGAGAAGCGGTGAGCGAACTGGAAATAGAAGCAGAGATTGTAAAAGTAACCGATATGGATGAAATTATGGAAATGGGTGTAATGATGACGCCGGCGCTGGCCATCGATGACGATGTCAAATCTTCGGGAAAAGTTTTGACCAAAGACCAGGTCATCGAAGTTCTCAAGAGTCATCAGTAA
- a CDS encoding class I SAM-dependent methyltransferase, which yields MRLYEKLAAEYKDIFPSSREKVDFIENFLKEGELQRILDIGCASGEFACQLSSASRKITGIDLDPFMIEEAKAQSPPESDITIHFEQAEMLRFLSDSAPDRFDLVSCLGNTIVYLDGEPELNEFLCSAKKALKKQGSLIIQILNYSNPVIVPGFTFPRAETGNIEFKREYVSLEDPGELGFKTYVKDKSTGETGTDLHRHNLFSSSRIAQMAKDIGFVNTHIFGGYDGKECEKSDFFHLLVLEK from the coding sequence ATGAGATTATATGAAAAATTGGCAGCAGAGTATAAAGATATTTTCCCCTCATCCCGGGAGAAGGTGGATTTTATTGAAAATTTCCTGAAAGAGGGAGAGCTCCAGCGAATCCTTGATATCGGGTGCGCCAGTGGAGAATTCGCCTGTCAATTATCCTCAGCTTCAAGAAAGATAACTGGTATTGACCTCGATCCTTTTATGATTGAGGAGGCAAAGGCTCAGTCCCCTCCAGAATCTGATATAACCATTCATTTCGAACAAGCGGAAATGCTCCGGTTTTTATCCGATTCAGCTCCGGACCGATTTGATTTGGTCAGCTGCCTGGGCAATACAATTGTTTATCTCGATGGTGAGCCTGAATTGAATGAATTTCTTTGTTCTGCAAAGAAGGCTCTAAAAAAACAGGGGTCACTGATAATCCAAATTCTGAATTACAGTAATCCGGTGATAGTCCCCGGATTTACATTCCCGAGAGCTGAGACCGGAAATATTGAATTCAAAAGAGAATATGTCTCCCTGGAGGATCCAGGTGAATTGGGATTTAAAACCTATGTTAAAGATAAATCTACCGGGGAGACCGGTACGGATTTACACCGGCACAATCTTTTCTCAAGCAGCAGGATAGCTCAAATGGCAAAGGATATCGGTTTTGTAAATACACATATATTCGGTGGTTATGACGGGAAAGAATGTGAAAAATCAGATTTCTTTCATCTTTTAGTATTAGAGAAATAA
- a CDS encoding substrate-binding periplasmic protein, whose amino-acid sequence MKPVLILFVLFLLLAPTGVFADKDREEKILIYSTNPLYPPYDWAVDENTFAGAAVELLERVIPPGVMLQPAVFPWKRAMLLAENGEIDLLMPLRITPERSEYLNFLPNRAFRNPIVVFKLKRRDISLSEFSDLKPYVGGVSRGDTFGGGFDEYWRSELTMEVADTMAQNFRKLEFGRIDYFVTGYYTGMTYLKKNNLDLNIEAMDYKISDVFIHFGFSKMYRDEAVMNYINDQLGELNSTGETDSLLMKYIDVYNENENEYLP is encoded by the coding sequence ATGAAACCGGTTCTGATTCTGTTCGTCCTGTTTTTATTGTTAGCCCCCACTGGAGTTTTCGCTGACAAAGACAGAGAGGAGAAAATTCTTATATACTCCACAAATCCATTATACCCCCCATATGACTGGGCTGTTGATGAGAACACTTTTGCCGGGGCGGCCGTAGAACTGCTGGAAAGAGTCATTCCCCCGGGAGTGATGTTGCAACCGGCCGTATTCCCCTGGAAAAGAGCCATGCTTCTCGCAGAAAATGGTGAAATCGATTTGCTTATGCCATTGAGAATCACTCCCGAGAGATCCGAATATCTGAATTTTCTGCCTAATAGAGCTTTCCGCAATCCCATTGTCGTATTCAAATTAAAAAGAAGAGACATTTCCCTGTCAGAGTTTTCAGATTTGAAGCCCTATGTCGGCGGAGTCAGCCGCGGAGACACCTTCGGGGGCGGATTTGATGAATACTGGAGAAGCGAACTGACCATGGAAGTGGCCGACACGATGGCTCAGAATTTCAGAAAGCTCGAATTCGGTAGAATCGATTATTTTGTAACCGGTTATTATACGGGGATGACATATCTGAAGAAAAACAATCTGGACTTAAACATTGAAGCCATGGATTATAAGATATCAGATGTTTTCATTCATTTCGGATTCAGTAAAATGTACAGAGATGAGGCCGTCATGAATTATATTAATGATCAACTGGGAGAGCTCAACTCGACAGGAGAGACAGATAGTCTCTTAATGAAATATATTGACGTCTATAACGAGAATGAAAATGAATATCTGCCGTAA
- a CDS encoding MFS transporter, whose translation MKDKRNIMLLTLGMLAFLTNGDNYAAAPLLLNISRDLGLEMQQAALSVTAYMLSFGFFTLIFGPLSDRFGKVKIIRIAAFGTAVFSIIGGFAFNLPSLIVFRSFNGAFGAGIFPVTMALVGQSYNDRERQGALGKVMGLMFLGGATATALGGIISYFGSWRLVYIIYGIGELVIAFLILKILEKDKGVVEKLNFIKAYRTPLSNYRFMRLVLVIFFVGFTVFGSFTYSGKLLQSLTGFTVLKVGLILSFFGLGTVFGGRIAPIARGLLKHGFLVTAGILGFAGLYALSALNNVYLLSMALFGFGIAFIFLQSTLVATAQAKLPTMRGTAMSLASFNMFVGGAVGTAVNGRIMAAGSIDSIFFYASFIIFVVGIIAAVFIARFEMRQRKAKQQE comes from the coding sequence TTGAAAGATAAAAGAAATATTATGCTGCTCACTCTGGGAATGCTGGCGTTCCTGACCAATGGAGACAATTATGCGGCGGCTCCCCTGCTGCTGAATATATCCCGGGACCTCGGCCTGGAGATGCAGCAGGCGGCCTTGTCGGTTACAGCTTATATGCTGTCATTCGGGTTTTTCACTCTGATTTTCGGCCCTTTGTCCGACCGGTTCGGCAAGGTCAAGATTATCCGCATCGCCGCATTCGGTACGGCTGTTTTCAGCATAATCGGCGGCTTCGCTTTCAACCTGCCCAGCCTGATCGTCTTCAGAAGTTTCAACGGTGCCTTCGGGGCGGGTATTTTTCCCGTAACGATGGCTCTGGTCGGTCAGTCTTATAATGACAGGGAACGACAGGGAGCTCTGGGAAAAGTCATGGGCCTTATGTTTCTGGGAGGAGCTACCGCGACAGCTCTCGGAGGAATCATATCTTACTTCGGATCCTGGAGACTGGTTTACATCATTTATGGAATCGGAGAGCTGGTTATCGCCTTCCTGATTCTGAAGATTCTTGAAAAAGACAAAGGCGTTGTGGAAAAATTGAATTTTATCAAAGCTTACAGAACACCTTTATCCAATTACCGTTTTATGAGACTGGTTCTTGTTATCTTCTTTGTAGGATTCACAGTTTTCGGCAGCTTTACCTATTCCGGCAAGCTTCTGCAATCCCTGACGGGCTTTACAGTCCTCAAGGTCGGGCTGATTCTTTCTTTCTTCGGATTGGGAACCGTTTTCGGCGGAAGAATTGCTCCGATAGCCAGAGGTCTCTTAAAACACGGATTTCTGGTTACGGCGGGAATTCTCGGTTTTGCCGGATTATATGCTCTGTCTGCCCTGAATAATGTGTATCTCCTATCGATGGCTTTATTCGGTTTCGGTATCGCTTTTATCTTCCTGCAGTCTACACTGGTTGCAACCGCTCAGGCTAAATTGCCGACCATGCGGGGAACGGCCATGTCGCTGGCATCCTTTAATATGTTTGTCGGTGGAGCTGTGGGTACGGCCGTAAACGGAAGAATCATGGCGGCTGGCAGCATCGATTCCATTTTCTTTTATGCTTCATTTATTATTTTTGTCGTTGGAATCATCGCCGCGGTCTTTATCGCCCGTTTTGAAATGAGACAGCGCAAAGCGAAGCAGCAGGAATGA
- a CDS encoding SLC26A/SulP transporter family protein, with the protein MKDKYSSLVKDFSGGLSGAIAVLPQTIGLSVLLFTTMGFNASAGAMAGLIGALILLVSSGLAGATIGMISAPNGPVTILLSGLVIGQSNHYAPHEMLIILSAVLFFTGLFQVAFGLLKGGELIKLIPFPVVASMITAIGILMIKSQIKEIIPTGMSNPVDFIPLFVAGLTLLMIFLFKKFTPRLPDILMGLISGVLFYDILMLFVEDPDPEWVMGALPAMDFGEILGRFHGIDLLNLPWELIISSALALSILVMIDCLLTALVADSQTTMRHNARKELVAQGIAQMLIGIVGGVGGGGTKGSTLANTMAGGRRWSPLFAALIILLMTLFGRGVGVFLPLSALSGVIIFIGLNMINLNIIHWIKGKYTRADAVNAIIVITATLLLDVTKAVAIGMAFSVITYFRKGIKRSLIRRQTTLSEYPSPRKWSERHRRILQEHGDKGLLIELQGDLFFATTDRLYRSILKRMEGKKIIILHFRRVLSIDMSGVVLLMQLVDIAEKNGTEIVFTHLHKHLGFGRKMKKAFAQVESKKEKITEIFHSTARALEYAENIILKSEYKDQEYNSSSPVNLEENDLWDGMNEHEKKAVRNISIQKKYSDRDIIISNGEYSGSLFLVTRGFAEQRLYNGEKSYKVLTKYSPGTYFGETTFLNPGPSALTVVAQGETELYEITRDDIDNLSSKEGYRFLTEMLFSIGRKLSKETKKFISEIHRLESL; encoded by the coding sequence TTGAAAGATAAGTATTCCTCATTAGTTAAGGATTTTTCCGGAGGGCTATCCGGTGCTATAGCCGTACTACCCCAAACTATTGGTTTGAGTGTTCTTCTTTTTACCACAATGGGATTTAATGCTTCAGCCGGAGCAATGGCCGGGCTTATAGGAGCCCTGATACTACTGGTGTCATCGGGACTAGCTGGAGCTACGATTGGAATGATCAGCGCCCCCAATGGTCCTGTCACCATTCTTCTTTCGGGTTTAGTCATAGGTCAGTCAAACCACTATGCTCCTCATGAGATGCTGATAATTCTCAGTGCAGTTCTCTTCTTTACCGGACTTTTCCAAGTTGCATTCGGTCTTCTAAAAGGGGGAGAACTGATTAAGCTGATCCCCTTTCCCGTTGTGGCAAGTATGATCACTGCAATCGGCATTCTGATGATAAAATCTCAGATAAAAGAGATAATCCCAACTGGAATGAGTAATCCTGTTGATTTTATCCCATTATTTGTTGCAGGACTCACTCTATTAATGATTTTCCTCTTCAAAAAGTTTACTCCCCGGTTACCGGACATACTGATGGGTCTTATATCCGGAGTTTTATTCTATGATATTTTAATGCTCTTCGTAGAAGATCCTGATCCCGAATGGGTTATGGGAGCTTTACCGGCGATGGACTTTGGCGAGATTCTCGGACGATTCCATGGTATAGATCTTCTGAATCTTCCCTGGGAGCTGATAATTTCTTCTGCCCTGGCTCTTTCTATTCTCGTTATGATTGACTGTCTTCTCACAGCTCTGGTTGCAGATTCTCAGACTACTATGCGACATAATGCCAGAAAGGAACTAGTGGCACAGGGAATTGCACAAATGCTTATTGGAATCGTTGGCGGTGTCGGAGGAGGAGGTACGAAAGGGTCCACTCTGGCCAATACCATGGCAGGAGGAAGACGATGGAGTCCTCTCTTCGCAGCACTGATTATCCTCTTAATGACATTGTTCGGCAGGGGTGTAGGAGTTTTTCTTCCGCTTTCCGCTCTTTCCGGAGTGATTATTTTTATCGGTCTGAATATGATCAATCTCAATATTATCCATTGGATCAAGGGAAAATACACCAGAGCAGATGCAGTCAATGCCATTATCGTTATTACGGCGACTCTTCTTCTCGATGTAACAAAAGCTGTTGCTATTGGAATGGCTTTTTCCGTCATCACCTATTTCAGAAAAGGTATTAAAAGATCGCTTATCAGACGGCAGACCACTCTCTCGGAATACCCATCCCCTCGAAAGTGGAGCGAGAGACACAGAAGGATACTACAGGAACACGGAGATAAGGGACTTCTGATCGAGCTTCAGGGTGATTTGTTTTTTGCGACAACAGACCGCCTATATAGAAGTATTTTAAAAAGGATGGAAGGAAAGAAAATCATTATCCTTCACTTCAGAAGAGTCCTCTCTATCGATATGAGCGGAGTCGTTCTACTTATGCAGTTAGTAGATATAGCTGAGAAAAACGGAACAGAAATTGTTTTTACACACCTTCATAAGCATTTGGGTTTTGGAAGGAAGATGAAAAAAGCCTTTGCTCAGGTAGAAAGCAAAAAAGAAAAGATAACTGAGATATTCCATTCAACAGCCCGGGCCCTTGAATATGCAGAAAACATAATTTTAAAATCCGAGTATAAAGACCAGGAATATAATTCTTCCTCCCCGGTAAACCTGGAAGAGAATGATTTGTGGGATGGGATGAACGAACATGAAAAAAAAGCAGTAAGAAATATATCCATTCAGAAAAAGTATTCTGATAGAGATATCATCATTAGTAATGGAGAATACAGCGGATCTCTTTTTCTTGTTACCAGGGGATTTGCTGAACAGAGGCTTTACAATGGGGAGAAGTCCTATAAGGTACTTACAAAGTATTCGCCGGGAACTTACTTCGGAGAGACGACTTTTTTAAATCCAGGCCCTTCTGCACTGACTGTCGTTGCACAGGGAGAGACGGAACTCTATGAAATAACAAGAGACGATATCGACAACTTATCTTCAAAAGAGGGCTATCGGTTTTTAACCGAAATGCTGTTCTCAATCGGGAGAAAACTTTCTAAAGAGACCAAAAAGTTTATTTCGGAAATCCATCGTCTCGAATCACTCTGA
- a CDS encoding ArsR/SmtB family transcription factor, producing the protein MITEDERIRAERRSHMFKALAHPMRIFFLEKLREKPWCVCELAAEAGIPKSAASKHLSQLKEAGLVDDSKTGTRVEYTLTAPCVLDLAACAEGTVLTNRRKQLGI; encoded by the coding sequence ATGATTACAGAAGATGAGCGGATAAGAGCAGAAAGACGGTCTCATATGTTTAAAGCTCTGGCTCACCCCATGAGAATTTTTTTTCTTGAAAAGCTGAGAGAGAAACCGTGGTGCGTCTGCGAATTGGCGGCTGAAGCCGGCATTCCCAAATCCGCGGCCTCAAAACACCTCTCCCAACTGAAGGAAGCGGGCCTTGTCGACGACTCGAAAACCGGCACCAGGGTGGAATATACGCTTACGGCGCCCTGCGTACTGGATCTGGCGGCTTGCGCGGAAGGAACCGTTCTGACAAACAGAAGAAAACAACTCGGGATATAA